The Nesterenkonia xinjiangensis genome contains a region encoding:
- a CDS encoding carbohydrate ABC transporter permease — protein MTTTAALPQIGSVKRSYKPGEGPFTPARILAFIALAVMALVWLLPFVWAVATSLKTETDAASGRLTLIGSEGISFAAFDTVLSEGNVYIWAWNSFWTSAVITFLTVAISALAAYAFSRMQFRGRATVFFAVIASIIVPPQVLIIPLYYQMLAFNMVDTYWGLILPQVVMAPIVFILKKFFDAVPIELEDAARVDGAGRLRVFWSVVLPLSKPILGAVSIFVFIQAWNNFLWPFIIINDTLLMTLPVGLQTVISAYGVAYAQVMAQAVLAALPLIVVFLFFQRQIVQGVATTGFGGK, from the coding sequence ATGACCACCACGGCAGCACTCCCGCAGATCGGGAGCGTCAAGCGCAGCTACAAGCCGGGGGAGGGGCCCTTCACACCGGCCCGGATCCTGGCCTTCATCGCCCTGGCCGTGATGGCTCTGGTCTGGCTCCTGCCCTTCGTGTGGGCCGTGGCCACCTCGTTGAAGACCGAGACCGACGCCGCCTCCGGTCGGCTGACGCTCATCGGCTCGGAGGGCATCTCCTTCGCGGCCTTCGACACGGTCCTCTCCGAGGGCAACGTCTACATCTGGGCGTGGAACAGCTTCTGGACCTCGGCCGTGATCACCTTCCTCACCGTGGCGATCTCCGCGCTGGCCGCCTACGCCTTCTCCCGGATGCAGTTCCGCGGCCGGGCCACCGTGTTCTTCGCCGTCATCGCGTCGATCATCGTGCCGCCGCAGGTGCTGATCATCCCGCTGTACTACCAGATGCTGGCGTTCAACATGGTCGACACCTACTGGGGTCTGATCCTGCCGCAGGTGGTCATGGCGCCGATCGTGTTCATCCTGAAGAAGTTCTTCGACGCAGTGCCCATCGAGCTGGAGGACGCCGCCCGGGTGGACGGCGCCGGACGGCTGCGGGTCTTCTGGTCGGTGGTGCTGCCGCTGTCCAAACCGATCCTCGGCGCGGTGTCGATCTTCGTCTTCATCCAAGCCTGGAACAACTTCCTGTGGCCGTTCATCATCATCAACGACACGCTGCTCATGACGCTGCCGGTCGGACTGCAAACCGTGATCAGCGCCTACGGCGTCGCCTATGCCCAGGTGATGGCCCAGGCCGTGCTGGCCGCGCTGCCGCTGATCGTGGTGTTCCTCTTCTTCCAGCGTCAGATCGTCCAGGGTGTGGCCACCACCGGCTTCGGCGGGAAGTGA
- the ispG gene encoding flavodoxin-dependent (E)-4-hydroxy-3-methylbut-2-enyl-diphosphate synthase, with amino-acid sequence MTAINLGMPASPPPVLAPRRKTRNFQVGSVGVGSDHQISVQSMTTTKTHDINGTLQQIAELTASGCDIVRVACPTDKDAEALPIIAMKSQIPVIADIHFQPKYVFAAIEAGCGAVRVNPGNIRKFDDKVGDIAKAAKDAGVSLRIGVNAGSLDKRVMDKYGKATPEALVESAVWEASLFEEHDFHDFKISVKHNDPVVMVQAYQLLAERGDWPLHLGVTEAGPAFQGTIKSSVAFGALLSQGIGDTIRVSLSAPPAEEVKVGNQLLESLNLRPRKLEIVSCPSCGRAQVDVYTLADDVTAGLEGMEVPLRVAVMGCVVNGPGEARDADLGVASGNGKGQIFVKGEVIKTVPEDQIVETLIAEANRLAEEMDLESDGDAQATGAPVVSVS; translated from the coding sequence ATGACCGCCATCAACCTCGGTATGCCAGCTTCACCTCCGCCTGTCCTTGCCCCGCGCCGGAAGACGCGGAACTTCCAGGTCGGCAGTGTCGGCGTCGGCAGCGATCATCAGATCTCTGTGCAGTCGATGACCACCACCAAGACGCACGACATCAACGGGACGCTGCAGCAGATCGCTGAGCTGACGGCCTCCGGGTGTGACATCGTGCGCGTCGCCTGCCCCACGGACAAGGACGCCGAGGCGCTGCCGATCATCGCGATGAAGTCGCAGATCCCGGTGATCGCTGACATCCACTTCCAGCCCAAGTATGTCTTCGCCGCCATCGAGGCCGGTTGCGGCGCGGTGCGGGTCAATCCGGGCAACATCCGCAAGTTCGACGACAAGGTCGGCGACATCGCGAAGGCCGCCAAGGACGCCGGGGTCTCGCTGCGCATCGGCGTCAACGCGGGCTCCCTGGACAAGCGCGTGATGGACAAGTACGGCAAGGCCACCCCCGAGGCGCTCGTCGAGTCGGCCGTCTGGGAGGCCTCGCTGTTCGAGGAGCACGACTTCCACGACTTCAAGATCTCCGTCAAGCACAACGACCCGGTGGTCATGGTCCAGGCCTACCAGCTGCTGGCCGAGCGCGGGGACTGGCCGCTCCACCTGGGTGTGACCGAGGCGGGGCCGGCGTTCCAGGGCACCATCAAGTCCTCGGTCGCCTTCGGGGCGCTGCTGTCCCAGGGCATCGGCGACACGATCCGGGTCTCCCTCTCGGCCCCGCCGGCCGAGGAGGTCAAGGTGGGCAACCAGCTCCTCGAATCGCTGAACCTGCGGCCCCGGAAGCTGGAGATCGTCTCCTGCCCCTCCTGCGGGCGGGCTCAGGTCGATGTCTACACGCTCGCCGATGACGTCACCGCCGGGCTGGAGGGCATGGAGGTGCCGCTGCGCGTGGCCGTCATGGGCTGTGTGGTGAACGGTCCGGGGGAGGCCCGCGACGCCGACCTCGGGGTGGCCTCCGGCAACGGCAAGGGACAGATCTTCGTCAAGGGCGAGGTCATCAAGACTGTGCCGGAGGACCAGATCGTCGAGACGCTGATCGCAGAGGCCAACCGCCTCGCCGAAGAGATGGATCTGGAGTCCGATGGAGATGCTCAGGCAACGGGTGCCCCTGTGGTCTCCGTCAGCTAA
- a CDS encoding DUF4081 domain-containing GNAT family N-acetyltransferase, giving the protein MLRQRVPLWSPSANTLAARIDHATGGAVRVLMPGDTPALRRLLDADPVVNVSVATTLASRGGAGPGKGRNGAVFLGIDAEAEGADPADASAEDSGRAPELAAACWVGSNINPVGADAAQAELFGLALGVMRRRVSSIYGPAEAVLELHEASGWHSPRDVRADQPLLTMTGPSSEVPLPGVRQAQSEDFARVEPACAAMFTEELGFSPYAQGSAQYRERIRSLIAAGHSQVLTDPVTGEVIFKAEYGAVTDDVVQIQGVWVRPDHRGQGLAVPGMAAVVDHALTLAPTVSLYVNSYNAPAIRAYRRVGFEQVGTFATVLF; this is encoded by the coding sequence ATGCTCAGGCAACGGGTGCCCCTGTGGTCTCCGTCAGCTAACACCCTCGCCGCGCGGATCGACCACGCCACGGGTGGGGCGGTCCGCGTGCTCATGCCCGGGGACACCCCCGCGCTGCGTCGTCTGCTCGACGCCGACCCGGTGGTCAACGTCTCGGTGGCCACCACTCTGGCCAGCCGGGGTGGGGCCGGGCCCGGAAAGGGCCGCAACGGCGCGGTGTTCCTCGGGATCGACGCCGAGGCGGAGGGGGCTGACCCGGCCGACGCCTCCGCCGAGGACTCAGGCAGGGCACCGGAGCTCGCCGCCGCGTGCTGGGTGGGGTCGAACATCAACCCCGTCGGTGCCGATGCCGCCCAGGCCGAGCTGTTCGGCCTGGCGCTGGGTGTGATGCGCCGGCGGGTCTCCTCGATCTATGGGCCCGCCGAGGCCGTGCTGGAGCTGCACGAGGCCTCCGGTTGGCACAGCCCGCGAGATGTCCGCGCTGATCAGCCTCTGCTCACCATGACGGGGCCCTCCTCGGAGGTGCCGCTGCCCGGAGTGCGGCAGGCCCAGTCGGAGGACTTCGCGCGGGTGGAGCCGGCCTGCGCGGCGATGTTCACCGAGGAGCTGGGGTTCTCTCCCTACGCCCAGGGCTCCGCGCAGTATCGCGAGCGGATCCGCTCGCTCATCGCCGCCGGGCACTCGCAGGTGCTCACCGATCCGGTCACAGGTGAGGTCATCTTCAAGGCCGAGTATGGTGCCGTGACCGACGACGTCGTCCAGATCCAGGGGGTCTGGGTGCGTCCTGATCATCGCGGTCAGGGGCTGGCCGTGCCCGGCATGGCCGCCGTCGTCGACCATGCCCTCACGCTGGCGCCGACGGTGAGCCTCTACGTCAACAGCTACAACGCCCCGGCGATCCGCGCCTACCGCCGAGTGGGTTTCGAACAGGTCGGCACGTTCGCCACGGTCCTGTTCTGA
- a CDS encoding carbohydrate ABC transporter permease, which translates to MTTTEKTDRLDEKAPPGTGIAQVGERAARRKERLVAWAFLAPFMIAFLMFVVWPMLHGAWLSFTDQSLAGSGGNFVGLDNYAEAFTDSTMWGAIRNTVWFTIISTVPLVLFAMVMALLVNTGLPGQWLWRLSFFMPFLLASTVISQIWAWIFNPEIGAANAVLSAVGLEPLAWLQTPHLDLISITIATVWWTVGFNFLLYLAALQNIPESQYEAAAVDGAGRWRQLWSITIPQLLPVTGVIFILQILASLKLFDQAYQMLGGISSDTSRPIVQYIFEAGFVGYRFGYAASISYVFFALIVVVGVIQMGILNRRKGQR; encoded by the coding sequence ATGACCACCACCGAGAAGACCGACCGCCTCGACGAGAAGGCACCGCCCGGCACCGGCATCGCCCAGGTCGGCGAACGGGCCGCGCGCCGGAAGGAGCGCCTGGTGGCCTGGGCCTTCCTGGCCCCCTTCATGATCGCGTTTCTGATGTTCGTCGTCTGGCCGATGCTCCACGGCGCCTGGCTGAGCTTCACCGACCAGTCGCTGGCCGGTTCGGGCGGGAACTTCGTGGGCCTGGACAACTACGCCGAGGCCTTCACCGACTCCACCATGTGGGGCGCGATCCGCAACACCGTATGGTTCACCATCATCTCCACTGTGCCCCTGGTGCTGTTCGCGATGGTCATGGCCCTGCTGGTCAACACCGGCCTGCCGGGGCAGTGGCTGTGGCGACTCTCGTTCTTCATGCCGTTTTTGCTGGCCTCCACGGTGATCTCACAGATCTGGGCGTGGATCTTCAACCCGGAGATCGGCGCGGCCAACGCGGTGCTCTCCGCCGTCGGGCTGGAGCCGCTGGCCTGGCTGCAGACCCCGCATCTGGATCTGATCTCCATCACCATCGCCACCGTGTGGTGGACGGTCGGCTTCAACTTCCTGCTCTACCTGGCCGCACTGCAGAACATCCCGGAGAGCCAGTACGAGGCCGCGGCGGTGGACGGCGCCGGCCGCTGGCGCCAGCTGTGGTCGATCACGATTCCGCAGCTGCTGCCCGTGACCGGGGTGATCTTCATCCTGCAGATCCTGGCCTCGCTGAAGCTCTTCGACCAGGCCTACCAGATGCTCGGCGGGATCTCCTCGGACACCTCGCGGCCCATCGTGCAGTACATCTTCGAGGCCGGCTTCGTCGGCTACCGCTTCGGCTATGCCGCGTCCATCTCGTACGTGTTCTTCGCCCTGATCGTCGTGGTCGGCGTGATCCAGATGGGCATCCTCAACCGCAGGAAGGGGCAGCGATGA
- a CDS encoding alpha-N-arabinofuranosidase yields the protein MSQAHLTVDRAFTVADVPHRLFGSFVEHMGRCVYTGIFEPGHPQADQRGFRQDVMKLVKELGPTVVRYPGGNFVSGYLWEDGVGPVEDRPVRIDGAWHSIETNAFGLHEFVEWAREAEVEVMEAVNLGTRGVEEARALVEYANHPGGTYWSDLRRKNGAATGTIEEPFDIRLWCLGNELDGPWQIGHKTADEYGRLAQETAKAMRLVDPDLELVAVGSSNRQMPTFGSWEHTVLSHTYAEVDYISMHAYYQEHDGDAASFLAEAVDMDAFIDGVVSTIDAVKAAGKHTKQVDISFDEWNVWYQRGLETEDQPHQVAKGWQKHPRLIEDSYNVTDAVVVGTLMHSLLRHGDRVRIANQAQLVNVIAPILSEEGGPAWRQSIFWPFARIAAMARGQILRLAVDADQVSTQKFGDVDVVDAAATWDEATGRLSLFVANRGMEESNDLTLDLHGLEATGISSAEVLAIPEERDRRAANVLDDQDAVGLRPLREVGLEDGALRVTLPPMSWAVVQLEVKTA from the coding sequence ATGTCCCAGGCACATCTGACCGTCGACCGCGCCTTCACCGTCGCGGACGTGCCCCACCGGCTCTTCGGATCCTTCGTGGAGCACATGGGCCGGTGCGTGTACACCGGCATCTTCGAGCCCGGTCACCCGCAGGCCGATCAGCGCGGCTTCCGTCAGGACGTCATGAAGCTGGTCAAGGAGCTCGGCCCCACCGTGGTGCGCTACCCGGGCGGCAACTTCGTCTCCGGCTACCTGTGGGAGGACGGCGTCGGGCCGGTGGAGGACCGTCCGGTCCGCATCGACGGCGCCTGGCACTCCATCGAGACCAACGCCTTCGGCCTCCACGAGTTCGTGGAGTGGGCGCGTGAGGCCGAGGTCGAGGTCATGGAGGCCGTCAACCTCGGCACCCGCGGGGTGGAGGAGGCCCGTGCCCTGGTGGAGTATGCCAACCACCCGGGTGGCACCTATTGGTCCGACCTGCGCCGGAAGAACGGGGCGGCCACCGGCACCATCGAAGAGCCCTTCGACATCCGCCTGTGGTGCCTGGGCAACGAACTCGACGGGCCCTGGCAGATCGGGCACAAGACCGCAGACGAGTACGGTCGGCTGGCCCAGGAGACCGCCAAGGCCATGCGGCTGGTGGACCCGGACCTCGAGCTGGTGGCCGTGGGCTCCTCCAACCGGCAGATGCCGACCTTCGGCTCCTGGGAGCACACGGTGCTCTCGCACACCTATGCGGAGGTCGACTACATCTCCATGCACGCCTACTACCAGGAGCACGACGGCGACGCCGCCTCCTTCCTGGCCGAGGCGGTGGACATGGATGCGTTCATCGACGGCGTGGTCTCCACCATCGACGCGGTGAAGGCCGCCGGGAAGCACACCAAGCAGGTCGACATCTCCTTCGACGAGTGGAACGTCTGGTACCAGCGGGGCCTCGAGACCGAGGACCAGCCCCACCAGGTCGCCAAGGGGTGGCAGAAGCATCCCCGGCTGATCGAGGACTCCTACAACGTCACCGATGCGGTGGTGGTGGGAACCCTGATGCACTCGCTGCTGCGCCATGGTGACCGCGTGCGGATCGCCAATCAGGCGCAGCTGGTCAACGTCATCGCCCCGATCCTCTCTGAAGAAGGGGGCCCGGCCTGGCGTCAGTCCATCTTCTGGCCATTCGCCAGGATCGCCGCCATGGCGCGCGGGCAGATCCTGCGCCTGGCCGTGGACGCTGACCAGGTCTCCACCCAGAAGTTCGGGGACGTCGACGTCGTCGACGCCGCCGCCACCTGGGACGAGGCCACCGGGAGGCTGTCTCTGTTCGTGGCCAACCGGGGGATGGAGGAGTCCAACGACCTCACCCTTGACCTGCATGGTCTGGAGGCCACCGGAATCAGCTCCGCCGAAGTGCTCGCAATCCCGGAGGAACGGGACCGCAGGGCGGCGAACGTGCTCGACGACCAGGACGCCGTCGGCCTCCGTCCGCTGCGTGAGGTCGGCCTCGAGGACGGCGCGCTGCGAGTGACGCTGCCGCCGATGTCCTGGGCCGTGGTGCAGCTGGAGGTCAAGACCGCCTGA
- a CDS encoding extracellular solute-binding protein has product MRRPILSRRQLLGGALAGAGAAALAGCAPNVGPADRTTLQFWHLLSGGDGITMAELLDGINDSQDDFFVRPTVLAWGTPYYTKLAMAGAGGRAPEVAIMHSTRVPGYVPGGLLDPWDEGQLAELGVDESTFTGPMWENSLVGGELYSVPLDAHPFLMMFNRDICQEAGVLESDGRLSVPQSPDEFISLCEEIGGVTGGNALSYGFLGDAPQIWRLFYTFYAQHGVTMEFPDGGEAVIDDDAFLSSLEHMSRLVDGTIASSRGNYDSAVAEFSSGSTGLFFSGVWELPTMQNAGIPVDMDMIPPIFGEPITYADSHSFVLPHQLSPDPQAREHTYEFVAQLLKDSVNWATAGHIAAYLPVVGSPEYQELLPQANYADAADHIVYDPTAWFTGSGSNFVNELGQMFQRAMTAGDGFEDALDQFRSYVNSILSNPNPVDPEGAEQV; this is encoded by the coding sequence ATGAGACGACCCATCCTCAGCAGGAGGCAGCTCCTCGGGGGCGCGCTCGCCGGCGCAGGAGCCGCCGCGCTGGCCGGATGCGCGCCCAACGTCGGGCCCGCTGACCGGACCACCCTGCAGTTCTGGCATCTGCTCAGCGGCGGTGACGGCATCACCATGGCCGAGCTGCTGGACGGCATCAATGACTCCCAGGACGACTTCTTCGTCCGCCCGACCGTGCTGGCCTGGGGCACCCCGTACTACACGAAGCTGGCCATGGCCGGCGCGGGCGGCCGTGCCCCGGAGGTCGCCATCATGCACTCCACGCGGGTGCCCGGCTATGTGCCCGGCGGCCTCCTGGACCCGTGGGACGAGGGACAGCTCGCCGAGCTCGGCGTCGACGAGTCCACCTTCACGGGCCCCATGTGGGAGAACAGCCTCGTGGGCGGCGAGCTCTACAGCGTGCCGCTCGATGCCCATCCGTTCCTGATGATGTTCAACCGCGACATCTGCCAGGAGGCAGGCGTCCTCGAAAGCGACGGACGCCTGAGCGTCCCGCAGTCCCCGGACGAGTTCATCTCCCTGTGTGAGGAGATCGGAGGAGTGACCGGCGGCAACGCGCTGTCCTACGGATTCCTGGGTGACGCTCCGCAGATCTGGCGGCTCTTCTACACCTTCTACGCCCAGCACGGGGTCACCATGGAGTTCCCCGACGGAGGCGAAGCCGTCATCGACGATGATGCCTTCCTCAGCTCCCTGGAGCACATGAGCCGTTTGGTCGACGGGACCATCGCCTCCAGCCGCGGCAACTACGACTCCGCCGTCGCGGAGTTCTCCTCCGGCAGCACCGGGCTGTTCTTCAGCGGCGTCTGGGAGCTGCCCACCATGCAGAACGCCGGCATCCCGGTGGACATGGACATGATTCCGCCGATCTTCGGCGAGCCCATCACCTACGCGGACTCGCACTCCTTCGTGCTGCCGCACCAGCTCAGCCCGGACCCTCAGGCTCGCGAGCATACCTACGAGTTCGTCGCCCAGCTGCTCAAAGACTCCGTGAACTGGGCGACCGCCGGTCATATCGCCGCCTATCTGCCGGTGGTGGGCAGCCCCGAGTATCAGGAGCTGCTGCCGCAGGCCAACTACGCGGACGCCGCCGACCACATCGTCTACGACCCCACCGCCTGGTTCACCGGATCCGGGTCCAACTTCGTCAACGAGCTGGGGCAGATGTTCCAGCGCGCGATGACCGCCGGAGACGGCTTCGAGGACGCCCTGGACCAGTTCCGTTCCTACGTGAACTCGATCCTGTCCAATCCCAACCCCGTGGACCCGGAGGGGGCTGAGCAGGTATGA
- a CDS encoding LacI family DNA-binding transcriptional regulator codes for MASPRSRATMKDVAARAGVSPKTVSNVLTGAVAVREGTRERVQAAMDELDFVPNLSARGLRNGRTGIIGVALPDLATAFSADLAHTIVEQAHERGLAVQFEETAAEPEREHDLVSRARTHLIDGLILNPVRLEDSVIERVDHLPPVVLIGEVEQHRADRVYVDSRVASREITEHMLSRGARRVAALGGAVRGQEGKATAGLRLLGYLDALRDAGLEADPQLQVGVEQWTIGGAAAAVEELLTRQVPFDAVVAFTDTLAFGALHALHRAGLRVPEDVLVTGFDDVEHAAFTLPPLTTVAFTRTDYVSAALDLLSARFEERVGRRDDGPSQAVVIPHRLVLRESTQGTPAGYVPTGSP; via the coding sequence ATGGCTTCTCCACGATCACGCGCCACCATGAAGGACGTCGCCGCCCGGGCCGGCGTCTCGCCGAAGACCGTCTCCAACGTGCTCACCGGCGCGGTGGCCGTCCGGGAGGGGACCCGGGAGCGGGTGCAGGCGGCCATGGATGAGCTGGACTTCGTCCCGAACCTGAGCGCCCGCGGGCTGCGTAACGGGCGCACCGGCATCATCGGGGTGGCGCTTCCGGATCTCGCCACGGCCTTCTCCGCCGACCTCGCCCACACGATCGTGGAGCAGGCCCATGAGCGGGGTCTGGCCGTGCAGTTCGAGGAGACCGCGGCAGAGCCCGAGCGGGAGCATGACCTGGTCTCCCGGGCGCGCACCCACCTGATCGACGGGCTCATCCTCAACCCGGTCCGTCTGGAGGATTCGGTGATCGAACGGGTGGACCATCTGCCGCCCGTGGTGCTCATCGGAGAGGTGGAGCAGCATCGCGCTGATCGGGTGTACGTGGACAGCCGCGTCGCCTCCCGGGAGATCACCGAGCATATGCTGTCCCGCGGGGCGCGTCGCGTCGCTGCGCTGGGCGGCGCGGTGCGCGGGCAGGAAGGCAAGGCCACCGCCGGTCTGCGCCTGCTGGGATACCTGGACGCACTGCGCGATGCCGGCCTGGAGGCGGACCCCCAGCTGCAGGTGGGCGTGGAGCAGTGGACCATCGGCGGGGCCGCGGCAGCTGTGGAGGAGCTGCTGACCCGGCAGGTGCCCTTCGACGCCGTCGTCGCCTTCACCGACACGTTGGCCTTCGGTGCTCTGCACGCCTTGCACCGGGCGGGGCTCCGTGTTCCCGAGGACGTGCTGGTCACCGGTTTCGACGACGTGGAACATGCGGCGTTCACCCTGCCGCCGCTGACCACCGTGGCCTTCACCCGGACCGACTACGTCAGTGCGGCCCTGGACCTGCTCTCAGCGCGGTTCGAGGAACGGGTGGGGCGGCGCGACGATGGCCCCTCTCAGGCGGTGGTGATCCCGCACCGGCTGGTGCTCCGCGAGTCCACCCAGGGCACCCCCGCGGGGTATGTCCCGACGGGCTCGCCTTGA
- a CDS encoding carbohydrate ABC transporter permease, translating into MELGPSTTSRVIGPGEARRSGRRNSIIRHAALIIFGLFMLYPLIWMAVSAFKPSHLVLTDPSIIPTELTLENFRNGWHVAGLPFWVFFGNSLILAISCIVGNLFACSLTAYALARLNFRARKWYFAIVLVSVMLPIHAVIIPQYIVFSQLDLVNTFIPLVLPKFLATDAFFIFLMVQFIRGIPKELDQAAVVDGAGPFRVFWYVIFPLMRPALVTTTIFTFIWTWNDFFGQLIYLTDSGIWTVPIALNALLDSESNQGAGTLMAMSVVSLIPILLFFAFAQKYLIRGISTTGLK; encoded by the coding sequence ATGGAGTTGGGCCCATCCACCACCTCACGGGTCATAGGCCCCGGGGAGGCCAGGCGGTCGGGCAGACGCAACAGCATCATCCGCCATGCAGCGCTGATCATCTTCGGGCTGTTCATGCTGTATCCCCTGATCTGGATGGCGGTCAGTGCCTTCAAACCATCGCACCTGGTGCTCACTGACCCGAGCATCATCCCCACTGAGCTCACACTGGAGAACTTCCGCAACGGATGGCACGTGGCCGGCCTGCCCTTCTGGGTCTTCTTCGGAAACTCTCTGATCCTCGCGATCAGCTGCATCGTGGGGAACCTGTTCGCCTGCTCGTTGACGGCCTATGCCTTGGCCCGCCTCAACTTCAGGGCACGCAAATGGTACTTCGCCATCGTCCTGGTGTCGGTGATGCTGCCCATCCACGCGGTGATCATCCCCCAGTACATCGTCTTCTCTCAGCTGGACCTCGTGAACACTTTCATCCCCCTGGTGCTGCCCAAGTTCTTGGCTACTGATGCGTTCTTCATCTTCCTGATGGTGCAGTTCATCCGAGGCATCCCGAAGGAGCTTGACCAGGCAGCCGTCGTCGACGGAGCAGGTCCGTTTCGGGTGTTCTGGTACGTGATCTTCCCCCTGATGCGTCCAGCCCTCGTGACGACGACGATCTTCACCTTCATCTGGACGTGGAACGACTTCTTCGGCCAGCTGATCTATCTCACAGACTCCGGCATCTGGACGGTGCCGATCGCGTTGAACGCGCTCCTGGACTCTGAGTCGAATCAGGGGGCCGGGACGCTGATGGCCATGTCAGTGGTCTCCCTCATCCCGATTCTGCTGTTCTTCGCCTTCGCCCAGAAGTATCTGATCCGGGGGATCTCGACGACGGGGCTGAAGTGA
- a CDS encoding NAD(P)-dependent oxidoreductase, with protein sequence MTLTSAAGNGAIPLAEHALMLMLMLSRDAPRWMKAQREHRWDRFTHGELTGQTLGIIGYGNSGQDLASKAQACHMKVQALRRSPSGDRDGQVRLLHGEAGLTELLDTSDFVVVTAPMTSQTGGMLGRPQLRRMKPGAFLIVISRGGIVDEEALLEVLEEGHLGGAGLDAHGVEPLPEGSPLWDMPRVIVTPHNGATTDATLERGHAILLDNVSRWAAGRSLRNVVDRSRGY encoded by the coding sequence GTGACCCTCACGTCCGCCGCCGGCAACGGCGCGATTCCCCTGGCTGAGCACGCCTTGATGCTTATGTTGATGCTCAGTCGCGACGCTCCGCGGTGGATGAAGGCTCAGCGGGAACACCGCTGGGATCGTTTCACCCACGGTGAGCTGACAGGCCAGACCCTTGGGATCATCGGCTACGGGAACAGCGGACAGGACCTCGCGAGCAAGGCTCAGGCCTGCCATATGAAAGTCCAAGCTCTCCGCAGATCGCCCTCTGGAGACAGGGACGGTCAGGTTCGCCTGCTCCATGGAGAGGCGGGACTGACGGAGCTGCTCGACACCAGCGACTTCGTGGTGGTCACTGCTCCGATGACGTCGCAGACGGGTGGAATGCTGGGGCGCCCGCAGCTGCGGAGGATGAAACCAGGTGCCTTTCTCATCGTCATCTCTCGGGGAGGGATCGTCGATGAGGAGGCTCTCCTGGAGGTGTTGGAGGAAGGGCACCTGGGAGGAGCGGGGTTGGACGCCCACGGGGTGGAGCCGTTGCCTGAGGGCAGTCCCTTGTGGGATATGCCTCGAGTCATCGTCACACCGCACAACGGAGCGACCACCGACGCGACTCTTGAACGAGGTCACGCGATCCTTCTGGACAACGTCTCCCGGTGGGCTGCAGGGCGGAGCCTGCGCAACGTCGTGGATCGTTCACGCGGATACTGA